A single Abditibacteriaceae bacterium DNA region contains:
- a CDS encoding 3D domain-containing protein has translation MPTPAPKPRHDATRSSAHWTKRYISSSAPRSQKTFVSLAGTFALCAVLPAGFSGPEVPARADSVANATVPDAPQQNTPAPISAGLPEAAAPAAASPSLSVSSPIADAAANIVSKLPVVAGHRVRLRVVADGRERRETVTIPLKGATVGQALKKMGISVGNLDRVSPESSKTVADGMSVRVRRVRATPKKRAVALPFETLYQPTSSLRAGSRQRVQTGQSGSKEIVERVWTLDGQVSLREVVSTNIVRAPRPEIIGLGSRSMYLPGRIPYHKRYARAYTLAARGGLGRERLQMQIPTTMKPLRAVRSISLVATGYSPDPRENGGYTVTATGLPIGYGAAAVDPRVIPLGTKLYIEGYGYAFASDVGGAIKGHRIDLAYDSYRLANTKGRKRVRAWILQ, from the coding sequence GTGCCCACACCCGCACCGAAGCCGCGCCACGATGCAACCCGTTCGTCTGCCCATTGGACGAAGCGTTACATCTCATCAAGCGCGCCGCGCAGTCAAAAGACGTTTGTTTCTCTTGCAGGAACTTTCGCCCTGTGCGCTGTTCTCCCCGCCGGATTCTCCGGCCCCGAAGTCCCCGCCCGCGCCGATTCCGTTGCCAACGCAACCGTTCCCGACGCGCCCCAACAGAACACTCCGGCCCCTATTTCTGCCGGCTTGCCCGAGGCAGCCGCTCCTGCCGCTGCTTCCCCCTCGCTTTCCGTTTCTTCGCCGATTGCCGACGCCGCAGCAAACATTGTTTCCAAGCTGCCAGTTGTTGCCGGACATCGCGTTCGTTTGCGCGTCGTCGCCGATGGCCGTGAACGCCGCGAAACCGTCACAATCCCACTCAAGGGCGCAACCGTTGGACAAGCGCTGAAGAAGATGGGGATTTCGGTTGGCAATCTCGACCGCGTTTCTCCCGAATCATCGAAAACCGTCGCCGATGGAATGTCGGTGCGCGTGCGTCGTGTACGTGCGACGCCAAAGAAACGCGCCGTTGCGTTACCGTTTGAAACGCTATATCAGCCGACTTCTTCGCTTCGAGCAGGAAGCAGGCAGCGGGTGCAAACGGGTCAGAGCGGAAGCAAGGAAATTGTCGAACGCGTTTGGACACTCGATGGCCAGGTTTCGCTGCGCGAAGTCGTTTCCACCAATATCGTGCGCGCGCCACGTCCTGAAATCATTGGGCTGGGTTCGCGGAGCATGTATTTGCCGGGCCGCATTCCCTATCACAAGCGTTATGCGCGCGCTTACACTCTCGCCGCACGCGGTGGTCTGGGACGCGAACGATTGCAGATGCAAATTCCGACGACGATGAAACCGTTGCGCGCTGTGCGCTCGATTTCTCTCGTTGCGACCGGCTACTCGCCCGACCCACGCGAAAACGGCGGCTACACCGTAACCGCAACCGGCTTGCCCATCGGGTATGGCGCAGCCGCTGTCGATCCGCGCGTCATTCCTCTTGGTACCAAGTTGTATATCGAGGGTTACGGCTATGCGTTTGCGAGTGATGTCGGCGGCGCCATCAAAGGCCATCGCATCGACCTCGCTTACGATTCGTATCGTTTGGCTAACACCAAAGGCCGCAAGCGAGTTCGCGCCTGGATTTTGCAGTAA
- a CDS encoding sugar phosphate nucleotidyltransferase — MARPKVLTLVLAGGKGSRLDVLTKRRAKPALAFGGTYRLIDFALSNCLHSHLRDVWIIEQYHPHSLNEHLSNGRPWDLDRNYGGLQVLPPWSNHEDSPDDEGGFARGNADAIFRQRALIESFAPDALLVLSADHLYTFDFNEVLDAHFSRDAHATLVTTRVPKAEATRFGVVQSDRENRVTGFQYKPEKPRGGQTCEVMTEIIVYNPQVLLETLAALAAKNHKEDSPLQDFGDELLPELVGRKNVWSHPMKGYWRDVGTVESYFQAHRDLLENHPDLQLDDARWPILTYDVPRLPARISKPAAIEDSLVSPGACIAGAVSDSVIGPNSIVEKGATVHDSIIGRNVVIERGATVNAAIIDSNARIGRGAVVGKARRGPLANSQIVLVGQNVHVGAKAVVGAGAHLDAK, encoded by the coding sequence ATGGCCCGACCCAAAGTACTCACTCTTGTTCTCGCCGGTGGCAAAGGCAGCCGCCTCGATGTTTTAACCAAGCGCCGCGCCAAACCCGCACTCGCTTTCGGCGGCACTTATCGGCTGATCGACTTCGCGCTTTCCAACTGTCTTCACTCGCACCTGCGCGATGTATGGATTATCGAGCAGTATCATCCGCATTCGCTCAACGAGCATCTTTCCAATGGGCGCCCGTGGGACCTCGACCGCAATTACGGAGGTTTGCAGGTTTTGCCGCCGTGGAGCAATCACGAAGATTCGCCCGACGATGAAGGCGGTTTCGCTCGGGGTAACGCCGACGCGATTTTTCGCCAGCGAGCGCTCATCGAAAGCTTCGCGCCCGACGCCCTGCTCGTCCTCAGCGCCGACCACCTTTACACCTTCGATTTTAACGAAGTCCTCGACGCGCACTTCTCGCGCGATGCACACGCGACGCTTGTCACAACCCGCGTTCCCAAAGCGGAGGCAACTCGTTTTGGCGTGGTGCAAAGCGACCGCGAAAATCGCGTGACAGGTTTTCAATACAAGCCCGAAAAACCGCGTGGCGGACAGACTTGCGAAGTGATGACCGAAATCATCGTTTATAATCCGCAAGTTTTGCTGGAAACATTGGCGGCCCTCGCAGCCAAGAATCACAAGGAAGATTCACCATTGCAAGATTTCGGTGACGAGCTGTTGCCCGAATTAGTGGGCCGCAAAAACGTGTGGTCACATCCGATGAAGGGCTACTGGCGCGATGTCGGTACGGTTGAAAGTTATTTTCAGGCGCACCGCGACTTGCTCGAAAATCATCCCGATTTGCAGCTTGACGACGCGCGCTGGCCAATTCTCACGTACGATGTGCCGCGTCTGCCGGCGCGCATTTCAAAGCCTGCCGCTATTGAGGATTCTCTCGTTTCGCCGGGCGCTTGCATCGCGGGTGCTGTTTCGGACAGCGTTATCGGCCCAAACAGCATTGTCGAAAAAGGCGCGACAGTCCACGACAGCATCATCGGACGCAATGTCGTGATCGAGCGCGGAGCAACGGTGAACGCTGCAATTATCGACAGTAACGCGCGCATCGGACGAGGCGCTGTTGTTGGAAAAGCGCGGCGCGGCCCACTCGCCAACAGCCAGATTGTCCTCGTCGGGCAGAACGTGCACGTCGGTGCAAAAGCCGTTGTTGGGGCAGGCGCGCATCTCGATGCAAAGTAA